The proteins below are encoded in one region of Ornithinimicrobium avium:
- a CDS encoding FtsK/SpoIIIE domain-containing protein gives MRSMVTVRHGGALRHVLLDASAAPTVGAAHEALGLPPPAGSRASEPLRHGYAVPEGPPAPAPLRPAARLVVVAGPDAGGSVELRPGTWVTVGRAATCDLVVGDPALSRVHLRLRLDRQGVLVEDLGSTNGLVWHGLPHGAGPQTGPVAVPGPAGEAAASWPPGAELHVGSSRLELVLEPLPPLDGHEVHGRVQVRPWPRPRGEAAPVGLETPTPPQEPVLRTPSAWSWALPLVASVAAAALLRMPMVLLFGLMAPAMVLGHHLGERRSSRRGLRQAVVAHGRALAQLEVDQERALHRDLRSLRDRDPGLLGVALAWHGGPTTALWSRGEEPPGVVVGEGALPSGVTLDGESLDHPAAPVTLRLDAPVALVGPPPLTAAAARSWLLQLATALPPSRLAIVVHPADPPGEEWDLLAWLPHTRPRPADAPSTNLVWGTDLLIRTRARDVPDGVPQVVVSTPGTGVLRQPGRPDLTFRPTLVPLQVARHVARGLAPLVEDRGEAERLRPETLGDLVRWPRDGDGVRAGWAGRTADLRVPLGTDEAGAPALVDLAADGPHALVAGTTGSGKSELLRTLVTALALRNRPSRLSLLLVDYKGGSSLAECAALPHCCGLVTDLDPHLAQRVLVSLTAELRRRETVLAAAGARDVREHPDLPRLVVVIDEFRVLAEELPEFLDGLVHLAAVGRSLGVHLVLATQRPAGVVSADLRANVNLRIALRVRDRADSLDVLEVPDAAELPEGRPGLALLRTGAAPPRRVQVVPAAPPPAPGRAPASGEVAEAVPGAWSGWCRLHAAPTTAESGLGDLPSLLSRVAEDDGERPLTVWRPPLPPNVGSDTEPGAWALADRPETQARERLVWDGSGHVAVVGAARTGRTTAVRSLLAATGPCWLYVVDLGRGLEGTEVVDHPGLRGWVGPHDPAHGLRVLERVAQVVDRRSGARQDGSSPVVLVVDGWDRLLEAYRDVAGGQVRDLLLRILRDGPGAGVVVLLTGGRSLLAGPVVAEVPEVWALHLHDPADLLLAGLRRHQVPSDQPPGRAVRTRDGLVAQVLLPASAAGPTSALSEPALTEAHSEPPLGPAPPRLESLPDTFAGGRAWSVGGDDASPMRPPAGSVLVLGPPGSGVSSTLATLAAWRTGTPPSRTASGSAPDATPPPVHVGADDAGPHGAERIESALRDHSGTVVVDDAHLLAGSRTEDLVLGWSARTGGDLLVGGELAACSGLFRGLVVEVARHRTGVVLQPDQPGQGAVLGVRLPVDGRRVPGRGVLVQRGGCTPIQVALPRPAGP, from the coding sequence ATGAGATCGATGGTCACCGTCCGGCACGGCGGCGCGCTGCGGCACGTCCTGCTGGACGCCTCCGCGGCGCCCACCGTCGGCGCCGCCCACGAGGCGCTCGGCCTGCCGCCGCCCGCCGGCTCCCGCGCCTCAGAACCCCTCAGGCACGGGTATGCCGTGCCTGAGGGTCCCCCCGCGCCCGCGCCGCTGCGGCCGGCGGCGCGGCTCGTGGTCGTCGCGGGCCCCGACGCGGGCGGGTCGGTCGAGCTCAGGCCGGGGACCTGGGTCACCGTCGGTCGGGCCGCGACCTGCGACCTGGTGGTCGGGGACCCCGCCCTCTCCCGGGTCCACCTGCGCCTCCGACTGGACCGGCAGGGGGTCCTCGTCGAGGACCTGGGGTCCACCAACGGGCTGGTCTGGCACGGGCTCCCCCACGGTGCCGGGCCGCAGACCGGTCCGGTCGCGGTGCCTGGCCCCGCGGGGGAGGCTGCCGCAAGCTGGCCGCCGGGAGCGGAGCTGCACGTCGGCTCCTCGCGGCTCGAGCTGGTCCTCGAACCGCTCCCGCCGCTGGACGGCCACGAGGTCCACGGCCGCGTCCAGGTGCGCCCGTGGCCGCGCCCGCGCGGGGAGGCCGCGCCCGTCGGGCTGGAGACACCGACGCCGCCGCAGGAACCGGTGCTGCGGACGCCGTCGGCCTGGTCGTGGGCGCTCCCGCTCGTCGCCTCGGTCGCCGCCGCCGCGCTGCTGCGCATGCCCATGGTGCTCCTCTTCGGGCTGATGGCTCCGGCGATGGTGCTCGGTCACCACCTGGGCGAACGCCGTTCGTCCCGGCGGGGGCTTCGGCAGGCGGTGGTTGCGCACGGGCGGGCGCTCGCGCAGCTCGAGGTGGACCAGGAGCGGGCGCTGCACCGGGACCTTCGGTCGCTGCGCGACCGCGACCCCGGCCTGCTCGGGGTCGCCCTGGCCTGGCACGGCGGGCCGACCACGGCCCTGTGGTCGCGCGGCGAGGAGCCTCCCGGCGTGGTCGTCGGCGAGGGCGCCCTTCCCTCGGGCGTCACCCTGGACGGCGAGTCCCTCGACCACCCGGCCGCCCCCGTCACGCTCCGGCTGGACGCGCCGGTTGCCCTGGTGGGTCCGCCCCCGCTGACCGCGGCGGCGGCGCGCAGCTGGCTGCTGCAGCTGGCCACGGCCCTCCCGCCCTCGCGACTCGCGATCGTCGTCCACCCCGCCGACCCGCCCGGCGAGGAGTGGGACCTGCTCGCGTGGCTGCCGCACACACGTCCCCGCCCCGCGGATGCACCCTCGACCAACCTCGTGTGGGGCACCGACCTGCTGATCCGGACGAGGGCGAGGGACGTGCCCGACGGCGTGCCGCAGGTCGTGGTGAGCACGCCCGGGACGGGTGTACTGCGGCAACCTGGACGGCCGGACCTGACCTTCCGGCCCACGCTCGTCCCGCTGCAGGTGGCCAGGCACGTAGCGCGCGGGCTCGCGCCGCTCGTCGAGGATCGGGGCGAGGCCGAGAGGTTACGGCCGGAGACGCTGGGCGACCTGGTCCGCTGGCCGCGGGACGGCGACGGCGTGCGCGCCGGGTGGGCCGGCCGGACGGCCGACCTGCGGGTCCCGCTGGGCACCGACGAGGCCGGGGCCCCCGCGCTCGTCGACCTGGCGGCCGACGGTCCCCACGCGCTGGTGGCCGGCACCACCGGCTCGGGCAAGTCGGAGCTGCTCCGGACCCTGGTGACCGCGCTGGCCCTGCGCAACCGGCCCTCGCGGCTGAGCCTGCTCCTCGTCGACTACAAGGGCGGGTCGTCCCTGGCGGAGTGCGCGGCGCTCCCCCACTGCTGCGGCCTGGTCACCGACCTCGACCCCCACCTGGCCCAGCGCGTCCTGGTCTCACTGACCGCCGAGCTGCGCCGCCGCGAGACGGTGCTGGCCGCCGCCGGCGCGCGCGACGTGCGCGAGCACCCGGACCTGCCCCGGCTGGTCGTCGTGATCGACGAGTTCCGCGTCCTCGCCGAGGAGCTGCCCGAGTTCCTCGACGGGCTTGTCCACCTCGCCGCCGTCGGCCGCAGCCTCGGCGTGCACCTGGTGCTGGCGACCCAGCGTCCCGCCGGGGTCGTCTCGGCCGACCTGCGCGCCAACGTCAACCTGCGCATCGCTCTGCGGGTGCGCGACCGGGCCGACAGCCTCGACGTCCTGGAGGTGCCCGACGCCGCAGAGCTGCCCGAGGGGCGTCCCGGGCTGGCGCTGCTGCGCACCGGGGCGGCACCGCCCCGCCGCGTGCAGGTCGTGCCGGCGGCACCCCCTCCCGCCCCGGGTCGGGCACCGGCATCTGGAGAGGTGGCCGAGGCCGTTCCCGGCGCGTGGTCCGGCTGGTGCCGGCTGCATGCTGCACCGACGACCGCCGAGAGCGGTCTCGGTGACCTGCCTTCGCTGCTCTCCCGGGTCGCCGAGGACGACGGCGAGCGGCCGCTGACCGTCTGGCGTCCTCCGCTGCCCCCGAACGTCGGCAGCGACACAGAGCCCGGCGCCTGGGCGCTGGCCGACCGGCCGGAGACGCAGGCCCGGGAGCGTCTGGTCTGGGACGGGAGCGGGCACGTCGCTGTGGTGGGGGCCGCGCGGACCGGCCGTACCACCGCGGTCAGGTCGCTGCTGGCGGCGACCGGGCCGTGCTGGCTGTACGTCGTGGACCTCGGACGCGGCCTGGAGGGCACGGAGGTCGTCGACCACCCGGGGCTGCGCGGCTGGGTGGGTCCGCACGACCCCGCCCACGGTCTGCGGGTGCTCGAGCGCGTGGCCCAGGTCGTCGACCGGCGCAGCGGCGCGCGTCAGGACGGCTCCTCGCCGGTGGTCCTGGTCGTCGACGGCTGGGACCGCCTGCTCGAGGCCTACCGAGACGTCGCGGGCGGGCAGGTCCGCGACCTCCTGCTGCGGATCCTGCGCGACGGCCCGGGGGCCGGCGTGGTCGTCCTGCTCACCGGGGGCCGCAGCCTGCTCGCCGGTCCGGTCGTCGCGGAGGTCCCCGAGGTGTGGGCCCTGCACCTGCACGACCCGGCGGACCTCCTGCTGGCCGGGCTGCGCCGGCACCAGGTGCCCTCCGACCAGCCCCCGGGACGGGCCGTGCGGACCCGGGACGGACTCGTCGCCCAGGTCCTCCTGCCGGCCTCCGCGGCGGGCCCCACGTCGGCCCTCAGCGAACCTGCACTCACCGAGGCTCACTCGGAGCCACCCCTCGGGCCCGCTCCCCCGCGGCTGGAGAGCCTGCCGGACACGTTCGCCGGCGGCCGCGCCTGGTCGGTCGGCGGTGACGACGCGTCACCGATGAGGCCCCCGGCCGGCTCGGTGCTCGTGCTGGGACCTCCCGGGTCCGGGGTCTCCAGCACGCTCGCGACCCTCGCCGCCTGGCGGACGGGGACGCCCCCTTCCCGGACCGCGTCCGGATCTGCGCCCGACGCGACGCCGCCGCCGGTGCACGTGGGTGCCGACGACGCTGGCCCGCACGGGGCCGAGCGCATCGAGTCCGCGCTGCGGGACCACTCCGGGACGGTCGTGGTCGACGACGCACACCTCCTCGCCGGCAGCCGCACCGAAGACCTCGTCCTGGGCTGGTCGGCACGCACCGGCGGCGACCTGCTCGTCGGCGGGGAGCTCGCGGCCTGCTCAGGTCTTTTCCGCGGCCTCGTGGTCGAGGTTGCCCGGCACCGGACCGGGGTCGTGCTGCAGCCCGACCAGCCCGGTCAGGGCGCGGTCCTGGGCGTGCGCCTGCCGGTCGACGGCCGGAGGGTGCCGGGGCGCGGGGTCCTGGTGCAGCGGGGAGGCTGCACCCCTATACAGGTGGCCCTCCCCCGCCCAGCCGGCCCATGA
- a CDS encoding CpaF family protein has product MQPTALQLLEDDVRELVRRRRLDPARDEVEVRSLIGEVLDDYDERSLVGGLVPLTDRKEAHRLLVESVAGFGPLQAYLDDPTVEEIWINEPSKVFVARHGRPELTPTFLTEQQVHDLVERMLRSSGRRVDLSSPFVDASLPDGSRLHVTIPDITRRHWAVNIRKFVVAADDLSDMVRLGSLTDHAARFLEAAVASGLNILVAGGTQAGKTTMLNCLAAAVPAHERVVTCEEVFELRVNLRDVASMQCRQASLEGTGEVPLRRLVKEALRMRPGRIIVGEVRQEESLDLLIALNSGLPGMATVHANSAREAVTKMCTLPLLAGPNVSSSFVVPTVASSIDLVVQLGMDADGSRRVREVVALPGRVEGDVVEVADIFVHRDGRLERADGYPPHADRFERYGHDLRELLGRA; this is encoded by the coding sequence GTGCAGCCCACCGCGTTGCAGCTGCTCGAGGACGACGTGCGCGAGCTCGTGCGTCGTCGACGCCTCGACCCGGCGCGCGACGAGGTCGAGGTGCGCTCGCTGATCGGTGAGGTGCTCGACGACTACGACGAGCGCTCGCTGGTCGGCGGCCTGGTGCCGCTCACCGACCGCAAGGAGGCGCACCGGCTGCTGGTGGAGTCCGTGGCCGGCTTCGGCCCGCTGCAGGCCTATCTCGACGACCCGACCGTCGAGGAGATCTGGATCAACGAGCCCAGCAAGGTGTTCGTGGCGCGCCACGGACGGCCCGAGCTGACCCCGACCTTCCTCACCGAGCAGCAGGTCCACGACCTCGTCGAGCGGATGCTGCGCAGCTCGGGCCGGCGCGTCGACCTCAGCAGCCCCTTCGTCGACGCCTCGCTGCCCGACGGCAGCCGCCTGCACGTGACGATCCCGGACATCACCCGGCGGCACTGGGCGGTCAACATCCGCAAGTTCGTCGTCGCCGCCGACGACCTGTCCGACATGGTCCGCCTGGGCAGCCTCACCGACCACGCCGCCCGGTTCCTCGAGGCCGCCGTGGCCAGCGGCCTGAACATCCTGGTCGCCGGCGGGACCCAGGCGGGCAAGACCACCATGCTTAACTGCCTGGCGGCCGCGGTCCCCGCCCACGAACGGGTGGTGACCTGCGAGGAGGTCTTCGAGCTGCGCGTGAACCTCAGGGACGTCGCCTCCATGCAGTGCCGCCAGGCCAGCCTCGAGGGCACCGGCGAGGTGCCGCTGCGCCGCCTGGTCAAGGAGGCCCTGCGGATGCGCCCTGGCCGCATCATCGTCGGGGAGGTCCGCCAGGAGGAGAGTCTGGACCTCCTCATCGCCCTCAACAGCGGGCTGCCCGGGATGGCCACCGTGCACGCCAACAGCGCGCGCGAGGCGGTGACCAAGATGTGCACGCTGCCGCTGCTCGCCGGGCCCAACGTCTCCTCCAGCTTCGTCGTGCCCACCGTCGCCTCCTCGATCGACCTCGTGGTGCAGCTGGGCATGGACGCGGACGGGTCGCGACGGGTCCGCGAGGTCGTCGCCCTGCCTGGCCGGGTGGAGGGCGACGTGGTGGAGGTCGCCGACATCTTCGTCCACCGGGACGGCCGGCTGGAGCGGGCCGACGGCTACCCGCCGCACGCCGACCGCTTCGAGCGGTACGGTCACGACCTGCGCGAGCTGCTGGGGCGGGCCTGA
- the miaB gene encoding tRNA (N6-isopentenyl adenosine(37)-C2)-methylthiotransferase MiaB — MDTTTKTYDVRTHGCQMNVHDSERLAGLLETAGYVDLASVPEGERPDVADVVVFNTCAVRENAANKLYGNLGQLRPAKEKNPDLQIAVGGCLAQKDRSSIVERAPWVDVVFGTHNVGSLPALLDRARHNKAAEVEILESLEVFPSTLPTRRDSAYSAWVSISVGCNNTCTFCIVPSLRGKEKDRRPGEILAEVEALVAQGVVEITLLGQNVNSYGVEFGDRLAFGKLLRACGEVEGLERVRFTSPHPAAFTDDVITAMAQTPNVMPSLHMPLQSGSDRVLRAMRRSYRSAKFLGILDRVREQIPGAAITTDLIVGFPGETEEDFQDTLDVVRASRFSSAFTFQYSIRPGTPAAEMDGQVPKEVVQERFERLIELQEEVSWAGNRELEGREVEVLVAPGEGRKDAETERLSGRARDNRLVHVAVRAGADRPRPGDVVTVAVTYGAPHHLIADSGVQGGVYAVRRTRGGDAWEALQEGSAPGATRKPAVSLGIPTVGAPPRREVAVPACAVD, encoded by the coding sequence CGACTCCGAGCGGCTCGCCGGACTCCTCGAGACGGCCGGCTACGTCGACCTGGCCAGCGTGCCCGAGGGCGAGCGGCCCGACGTCGCCGATGTCGTCGTCTTCAACACCTGCGCCGTGCGGGAGAATGCCGCCAACAAGCTCTACGGCAACCTGGGCCAGCTGCGCCCCGCCAAGGAGAAGAACCCCGACCTGCAGATCGCGGTGGGCGGCTGCCTGGCCCAGAAGGACCGCTCGAGCATCGTCGAGCGCGCGCCCTGGGTCGACGTCGTCTTCGGCACCCACAACGTCGGCTCGCTGCCGGCGCTCCTGGACCGGGCCCGGCACAACAAGGCGGCCGAGGTGGAGATCCTGGAGTCCCTCGAGGTCTTCCCCTCCACCCTGCCGACCCGCCGCGACTCCGCATACTCGGCATGGGTGTCGATCTCGGTGGGCTGCAACAACACCTGCACCTTCTGCATCGTGCCCAGCCTGCGCGGCAAGGAGAAGGACCGCCGCCCCGGCGAGATCCTGGCCGAGGTCGAGGCGCTCGTCGCCCAGGGCGTGGTCGAGATCACCCTTCTGGGACAGAACGTCAACAGCTACGGCGTGGAGTTCGGCGACCGGCTCGCCTTCGGCAAGCTGCTGCGCGCGTGCGGCGAGGTCGAGGGCCTGGAGCGGGTGCGCTTCACCAGCCCGCACCCGGCCGCCTTCACCGACGACGTGATCACCGCGATGGCGCAGACGCCCAACGTCATGCCGAGCCTGCACATGCCGCTGCAGTCGGGCTCCGACCGCGTGCTGCGGGCGATGCGCCGCTCCTACCGCAGCGCGAAGTTCCTCGGGATCCTCGACCGCGTCCGCGAACAGATCCCGGGCGCCGCGATCACCACCGACCTCATCGTCGGCTTCCCGGGGGAGACGGAGGAGGACTTCCAGGACACCCTCGACGTGGTCCGCGCCTCGCGGTTCTCCAGCGCCTTCACCTTCCAGTACTCCATCCGCCCCGGCACCCCTGCGGCCGAGATGGACGGTCAGGTGCCCAAGGAGGTCGTCCAGGAGCGCTTCGAGCGGCTCATCGAGCTCCAGGAGGAGGTCTCCTGGGCCGGCAACCGCGAGCTCGAGGGCCGCGAGGTCGAGGTGCTGGTCGCGCCCGGCGAGGGCCGCAAGGACGCCGAGACCGAGCGCCTGTCCGGCCGTGCCCGGGACAACCGCCTCGTCCACGTCGCGGTGCGCGCCGGTGCCGACCGGCCCCGGCCCGGTGACGTCGTGACCGTGGCGGTCACGTACGGCGCACCGCACCACCTGATCGCCGACTCCGGCGTGCAGGGCGGGGTGTATGCCGTGCGCCGCACCCGCGGCGGCGACGCCTGGGAGGCGCTGCAGGAGGGGAGCGCCCCGGGTGCGACCCGCAAGCCCGCGGTGAGCCTGGGCATACCCACGGTCGGCGCGCCGCCGCGGCGCGAGGTGGCCGTGCCCGCCTGCGCGGTCGACTGA
- a CDS encoding PGPGW domain-containing protein — protein MTHAAKRLALETLGWTVLVLGILALFLPGPGLLLTLAGLVLLSTQYPWARRLLEPVRVRAWQAAVEGTQSWLRITLSVLAALSVAAVGVFWVASPPRPHWWPVHEALWLFGGPAVGITMILSSVLGLGLLAFSVHRFYRRPAAVAEVAAMRARYRVRVAFRRRARHRLSRMHDEHRPPSLPRRPRGARRARRS, from the coding sequence GTGACCCACGCAGCCAAGCGCCTCGCGCTCGAGACGCTCGGCTGGACGGTGCTCGTGCTCGGGATCCTGGCGCTGTTCCTGCCCGGGCCAGGCCTGCTCCTCACCCTCGCCGGGCTGGTCCTGCTCTCGACGCAGTACCCGTGGGCCCGCCGCTTGCTGGAGCCGGTGCGGGTCCGCGCCTGGCAGGCCGCGGTCGAGGGCACGCAGAGCTGGCTGCGCATCACCCTGTCGGTGCTCGCCGCCCTGTCCGTGGCCGCCGTCGGCGTGTTCTGGGTGGCCTCGCCCCCGAGGCCGCACTGGTGGCCCGTGCACGAGGCGCTGTGGCTGTTCGGCGGTCCGGCCGTCGGGATCACGATGATCCTGTCCAGCGTGCTCGGGCTCGGTCTGCTCGCGTTCTCGGTGCACCGGTTCTACCGCCGCCCGGCGGCCGTGGCGGAGGTGGCCGCGATGCGGGCCCGCTACAGGGTGCGCGTCGCGTTCCGCCGCCGGGCGCGCCACCGCCTGTCGCGGATGCACGACGAGCACCGGCCGCCCAGCCTTCCGCGCCGCCCCCGCGGCGCGCGCCGCGCGCGTCGGTCCTGA
- a CDS encoding type II secretion system F family protein, which yields MAAALWGLVLGLGLASIWWSFWPREQAAVPRSRRRRIDRLHDEIVLAGIRGLGAWTLVGFAATLAVVVLLLGYAVTQVLPVSLCFAVMAGWAPFAVVRARARKRRSRLRDVWPDVVDHVLSAVRAGLALPEALVQLGERGPEELRPQFQEFTHDYRASGRFSEALDLLKERLSDPVADRLVEALRIARDVGGADLGRVLRALSTFLREDARARAELEARQSWTVNAARLAMAAPWAVLLLLATRGSTLEAYGTPGGVVVLAIGAGVTVAAYRLMVTLGRLPEEQRVLR from the coding sequence ATGGCTGCAGCCCTGTGGGGTCTGGTCCTCGGCCTCGGGCTGGCCAGCATCTGGTGGTCGTTCTGGCCGCGCGAGCAGGCCGCGGTCCCGCGGTCCCGTCGGCGGCGCATCGACCGGCTGCACGACGAGATCGTCCTGGCCGGGATCCGCGGCCTGGGGGCGTGGACGCTGGTCGGCTTCGCCGCGACGCTCGCCGTGGTCGTGCTGCTCCTCGGGTATGCCGTGACGCAGGTGCTGCCGGTCAGCCTCTGCTTCGCGGTGATGGCCGGCTGGGCGCCCTTCGCGGTCGTGCGGGCCCGTGCGCGCAAGCGGCGCAGCCGGCTGCGGGACGTGTGGCCGGACGTCGTGGACCACGTGCTCTCCGCGGTCCGGGCGGGTCTGGCGCTGCCCGAGGCCCTGGTCCAGCTGGGGGAGCGGGGGCCGGAAGAGCTGCGCCCGCAGTTCCAGGAGTTCACCCACGACTACCGGGCCAGCGGCCGGTTCTCCGAGGCGCTCGACCTGCTCAAGGAGCGGCTCTCCGACCCGGTGGCCGACCGACTGGTCGAGGCGCTGCGCATCGCCCGGGACGTGGGAGGCGCCGACCTCGGCCGGGTGCTGCGTGCGCTGTCGACGTTCCTGCGGGAGGACGCCCGTGCCCGCGCCGAGCTGGAGGCGCGCCAGTCCTGGACGGTCAACGCCGCCCGGCTCGCGATGGCGGCACCGTGGGCGGTCCTGCTCCTCCTCGCCACCCGGGGCTCCACGCTCGAGGCCTACGGCACGCCCGGCGGCGTCGTCGTCCTGGCCATCGGCGCCGGTGTCACGGTCGCGGCCTACCGGTTGATGGTCACCCTCGGACGGCTCCCCGAGGAGCAGAGGGTGCTGCGGTGA
- a CDS encoding pilus assembly protein — protein MSRAAGLDRERGAAVSEFAMLAGLVSVLVLAAAQLALALHLHNTATAHVIEGARYGARADSSPAAGAERARTLLGSSLPGTGGVSVTAGRTVVAGMEVVEVSASLTMPVFGPFGPAEAMTVTGQAYAEDQ, from the coding sequence GTGAGCCGCGCCGCCGGCCTCGACCGCGAGCGCGGGGCCGCCGTCTCGGAGTTCGCCATGCTGGCCGGGCTCGTGAGCGTGCTCGTCCTCGCGGCCGCCCAGCTCGCCCTGGCCCTGCACCTGCACAACACGGCGACGGCGCACGTCATCGAGGGCGCCCGCTACGGGGCGAGGGCCGACTCCAGCCCGGCTGCGGGGGCCGAGCGGGCCAGGACGCTGCTGGGGTCCAGCCTGCCCGGCACCGGTGGTGTCTCGGTGACCGCCGGCCGGACGGTGGTCGCCGGCATGGAGGTCGTGGAGGTGTCCGCCTCCCTCACCATGCCGGTCTTCGGCCCGTTCGGTCCGGCCGAGGCGATGACGGTCACCGGACAGGCCTACGCGGAGGACCAGTGA
- a CDS encoding type II secretion system F family protein, with protein MSAAQWWGAGLGLMLASGLVLLVGAVQRARHVDVTMRIEPYLDRVPQRSSLLRTEDGAGWQLADLVRPLTHRAGSVLDQVLGGTDSVRSRLQRAGLAADVEGFRVQQVLWGIAAAVVMAALGSVLWWSRGASVVALAVLVACAFVGGAVARDTLLSTAASRRERVIMAEFPAVAELLALSVTAGEGTVQALERVSRLSSGELAGELELCLAEARTGVSLPDALEALSRRTGLGPIVRFVDGLVVAIQRGTPLGEVLRAQAADAREAARQSLIEEGGRREITMMIPVVFLVLPVTVLFAVFPGVTMLQIAL; from the coding sequence GTGAGCGCGGCACAGTGGTGGGGCGCCGGGCTCGGCCTGATGCTGGCGAGCGGTCTGGTGCTGCTCGTCGGGGCGGTGCAGCGGGCCAGGCACGTCGACGTCACGATGCGGATCGAGCCCTACCTCGACCGGGTGCCCCAGCGCTCCTCCCTGCTGAGGACCGAGGACGGTGCAGGCTGGCAGCTGGCCGACCTGGTGCGTCCGCTGACCCACCGAGCCGGGTCGGTGCTGGACCAGGTGCTCGGAGGCACCGACTCGGTCCGCTCGCGCCTGCAGCGGGCCGGACTGGCTGCCGACGTCGAGGGATTCCGCGTGCAGCAGGTCCTCTGGGGCATCGCCGCCGCCGTCGTCATGGCGGCCCTCGGCTCGGTGCTGTGGTGGAGCCGGGGTGCGAGCGTGGTCGCCCTCGCCGTGCTCGTGGCCTGCGCCTTCGTCGGCGGCGCGGTGGCGAGGGACACCCTGCTCAGCACGGCGGCCAGCCGCCGGGAGCGGGTCATCATGGCGGAGTTCCCCGCTGTCGCCGAGCTGCTGGCCCTGTCGGTGACGGCCGGGGAGGGCACCGTGCAGGCGCTGGAGCGCGTGTCCCGGCTGTCCTCGGGCGAGCTCGCCGGTGAGCTGGAGCTGTGCCTGGCAGAGGCGCGCACCGGGGTGAGCCTGCCGGACGCGCTCGAGGCGCTCAGCCGGCGCACCGGGCTGGGCCCGATCGTGCGCTTCGTCGACGGTCTCGTCGTCGCCATCCAGCGCGGGACACCGCTGGGTGAGGTGCTGCGTGCCCAGGCTGCCGACGCCCGCGAGGCTGCCAGGCAGTCGCTCATCGAGGAGGGTGGACGGCGCGAGATCACCATGATGATCCCCGTCGTCTTCCTGGTCCTGCCCGTGACCGTCCTCTTCGCAGTCTTCCCGGGGGTGACGATGCTGCAGATCGCCCTCTGA
- a CDS encoding pilus assembly protein TadG-related protein: protein MARDDALGDTESGQISILLVGMVALTLMIVMGIVGVTSVQLSRINLLDAADAAALDASDALAAERAYGEGVAGGVPLTDETVLAAATAHLAQRAMPTRLSGWEVAPGTGTPDGRTAVVAVRGTARIPVVSPVLEQLGGGVTITVTSSARSDIVP from the coding sequence GTGGCACGCGACGACGCCCTCGGGGACACCGAGTCGGGCCAGATCAGCATCCTGCTGGTCGGGATGGTGGCCCTCACCCTGATGATCGTCATGGGGATCGTGGGGGTCACCTCGGTCCAGCTGAGCCGGATCAACCTGCTCGACGCCGCCGACGCCGCGGCCCTGGACGCCAGCGACGCCCTGGCCGCCGAGCGCGCCTACGGGGAGGGTGTCGCCGGCGGGGTGCCGCTCACCGACGAGACGGTCCTGGCTGCCGCGACCGCGCACCTCGCGCAACGGGCGATGCCGACGCGGCTTTCCGGCTGGGAGGTCGCGCCGGGCACGGGGACCCCCGACGGGCGCACCGCGGTCGTCGCCGTGCGGGGCACCGCGCGGATCCCGGTGGTGAGCCCGGTGCTGGAGCAGCTCGGCGGCGGAGTGACGATCACGGTCACGTCCTCGGCCCGCAGCGACATCGTCCCGTGA
- a CDS encoding pilus assembly protein: MTVEVAFLLVLLVVPLFYLVATLGRVQAGAYAVSAASREAGRAFVTATDPASAQVRARAAADLVLDAHGFGPGDGTFELACSADCLAPGSQVAVEARVEVPLPLVPDFMRGRVPSSIGLSAEHLETVDEFRPAG; the protein is encoded by the coding sequence ATGACCGTGGAGGTCGCCTTCCTCCTGGTCCTGCTGGTCGTCCCGCTGTTCTACCTCGTCGCGACCCTGGGCAGGGTGCAGGCCGGGGCGTATGCCGTCTCGGCCGCCTCCCGCGAGGCCGGTCGCGCGTTCGTCACCGCGACCGACCCGGCCTCGGCCCAGGTCCGTGCCCGGGCCGCCGCGGATCTCGTCCTGGACGCGCACGGGTTCGGTCCCGGCGACGGCACCTTCGAGCTCGCCTGCTCCGCCGACTGCCTCGCCCCGGGCAGCCAGGTGGCGGTCGAGGCCCGGGTCGAGGTGCCGCTGCCGCTGGTGCCCGACTTCATGCGCGGGCGCGTCCCCTCCTCCATCGGGCTGAGCGCCGAGCACCTGGAGACCGTCGACGAGTTCAGGCCGGCAGGATGA